The DNA segment gcctgtctctgcagtttttataactattgctttATATCACTTTTTTATTACTAATgctttgaggtcagggatggtgatttcccagaaattcttttattgttgagaattgttttcactttatttttttgttattccatatgaagttgagaactactctttctatctctgtgaagagttgagttggaattttgatggggattgcattgaatctatagattgcttttggtgaaatgattgattttactatgttaattctactgatccatgagcatgagaaatctttccatcatcagagacttgcagttcttgtcatacagatctttcacttgcttggttagagttactccaagatactttatattatttgtgactattgtgaagggtgttgtttccttaatttctttctcagcccatttatcctttgtgtagagaaaagctactggtttgagtgaattttatatctTGCCACTTTGTTGAAGctgtttatcaactgtagaagttctctggtagaattttggggccacttatgtatactgtcatatccACAGTGTaccttgaattcttcctttcctatttgtattcccttgatgTACTTTTGTTGTCCTATTGTTCTGGCTGTAAtttcaagtgctatattgaatagatagggagagagtgggtagacttgtcttgtccttgattttagtgggattgtttcaagtatctctccatttgaTATTGGCTGATgatttgctgcatattgcttttattatgtttaggtaagggccttgaattcctggtctctcCAATactttaacatgaagaggtgctgtgttttgtcaagtgctttttcaatatctaatgagataattgtggttttttcctttgtttatatagtggattacaataatgaatttttgtatattgaaccaaccttgcatccctaggatgaagcctacttgatcgtgctgaaggatggttttgatgtgtcatTGGAGTTGGTTtgctataattttattgagtatttttgaatcaatgttcataagggaatttggtctgaattCTCACTCTTTGTTGGGCCACGtttgcatctgtagctcctgacctctttcctaggttttccatttctagTGTTTTCtctatttgtgatttctttattgtttctatttccatttttaggtcatagtctgctttgttcaattcctttacctatttgattgtgttttcctgtattcctttgagggattttggttgttgttgttgtttcctcctaaagggcttttacatgtttaactgtgttttcctgtatttgtttaagtgagttatttatatcctacTTAAAGGTCTCTTTTATCTTCATGAAATGGGATTTTAGGTTAGCCTcatgcttttcaggtgtgttggtgtatccagggcttgctgttgtGGGAGAGCTGTGTTCTGGTGAGTCAtagtatattggcttctgttggtTATGatgtgtttgcctcttgccatctggttatcacTGAGATTGGCTGCCCTGGGTGTCTCTGTCTGGAGCTTGCCTCCTGTATCTCTGGGTTGctgcagatctcctgggagacctgcagACCTGCCgtgttgagagaaagagagacagactggAAGGAGAAACTGAGCCTGATGGGAGGTAATTGTCAAAGCCTAAGAAGGAGGACTTTAGTGTAGACCCTAGTGGCACAGAGTACATCATTTGGATTGGATAACAGAGCTCACTAAGTATGACTTAattgagaaaacaaaagagagaaaataaaatgtgttcaATTTGCAGCATAAATTCaaaaaatttccaaattcattgttCAATTCTGTACCATGTCTTATTTTCACTCTTTGTTTTCTCAGTTAAGGATTGTGTATTGGCATGCAAAATAAATTCTGACAGCAGTAAGTTGGGATTTTCCACAGATAACAACTAAAATAGTTAAAAGCATGTTGTGTTGTTATAGTTGATGTAAAATTGCaaatatttaatgtatgtgtTCTGATACATTTATATATGATACCTGGAAGCAAGTATCCCATTATCAGAGTTCACCTAAAAATGACAGAATTGCCAGGGATTCCAGCAATCTTCTCAGTATAATTGCACTTAAAACTAGCATTGAGAAGCATCAGAATTCTCACATTCATTGCAGTTGTGTTCATGGTGGCCTTCATGTGAGAATCACCTCAATGCTCATTTGTTGAGAACCTGGGTGCGGGGTGGGGGTAACGCAGGGCAAAACGCACAAAATCTAGCTGAAACATTCACCTTCAATGGGTTTTTATCCTGTTCTTTTAGGTAGTATGTAGAGAAGAGAAGTGAAGTAGCAAGCTTTTTGTACCAAGAATTATACAGATGAAAAGCTATTGTGCTATTATAGTATAGACTGTGAAAATGTAGAAAGTGGCTTTATTGGATGGCATGAAAGCTCTCTGCCAATGTATCCTGCTgcatgaaaaagtaaaaatgaggtTAAGAAACAGACTGGGTATTTTgtttgaatttaaaaaatgacAGTAGATTACAGTTTTGACAGTAATTTACTTTACAGCAAATGActaaattacaaaacaaaaaaggagtagTCTTAAGTATGTGATCATCTCTATTTTCTCTGCATTAAATAACCTATCCTAGATAGTAACaccttaattttttcattttgaagAATGTGTTCTAACATTTTTATATAACAGTTTGTTTATCTTTAATATAGTTAATGTAGCAATTCTGTATAACATATTAATTTCTGTTATTTGAATAGTTATTCAAACAGTTTTTCTTGAAAAGAGGCAAGAATATTGCTTTGGAATGAGATGAACAGAAAGCTCTGTAATTCCACATTTCAAATTCATGAAAGTTAACACAGGTCAATGACCTGCTTTTGTTTCCTGTATATTATGTATTTCACATTGCTGAGAGGAAAACTGATTTCACAGACCTAGACTGGGCCCAAGAATGAGCCCCTCATTAACTCctgtgttgcaggatatttgatcacatcgtgaaccccaagattgtgttatttcctgaagaaaacaaataacctgTTTTCTAGTTGTGATATGGCTGAGTCcatagcacacgcctttaatccctgtgTCTGGAATACACACTGGCCCTCAGTACACACTTTTAAACCCAAACAATGAAGGAAATTTAGTTTTAGATGGAAATACGCTtgcttgaaagtgatgtctaattgagtggcagataaagtgatgaatcagagaaagaggagagagaatatgCTATGCACCACCAtcaagagaagagacaggaaagagggcCAGCATAGAGGAGCAGCACAGCGGGTGAGCAGAGGAGACCGTTTTACCCAGAGTTTACAGAGACcagttgaagagagaacaagctaaacACGGGTGAAGATAGAacgagccagagaatgaggagccAGAGGTTTAGAACAGATTGCTACAATTAGTTTGAAGATAAGCAGAGCAGTTCATTCGGAAATGGAAGAAGCCATGTTGAATCATTTACTGTGGAGAGTTTAGAGCCAGAACAGATGAGTGCACCAGCCATCCAtagttcagaaagaaaaagaaagggtgagtttatttaggagtctcagaggctgaaaacattctagacctAGATAAGATTGCACAGagcctagaagcttccaggactaggcctaggttagcagatgaaaagtaagcctctgagattacagttacatcaggcaaataaaagatacttttacactCCTGTGTGATGGTCACCCTCCACACAGACAGCGGGAGAACTGTGTCTGTCAGATTCATGCTGTCTCTCCTGTCTTCACcatttcacttttctttgttcattattgcttcccttctttgcattttcttttaagcAATATTGAATTGATGTTTTAATTGAAGacagattcttctctcatacagtatatcctgaccactgtttcccctccctccaatcCTCCCAGCTACCTCCCACCTCTCCTATCCTCCTCTCCGCTAGATCCACCCCACATCCCCATTTCCTCTTCAGAGAGCAGCAGACCTCCAAGAGAGGacagccaaacaggacaaaacaagatagaaaaagacaAGGTGAAAGCCTTCATATTGAGACTGGACAAAGCAAACCAATAAGAGAAAAAGAGTCTCAGGAtcaagcaaaagagtcagagatgttcccactgttaggagaccacaaaaacaccaagctgaCAGCTATAGCATCTGCAGAGGATCCGGCACATGGCACAGACCCATGCTGGCCCCATGCTTGCCATTTAAGTCTCTGTAAGGTTCCTGGAAATCCAGACAATGTTACTCATGTGTCCTCTTCATGTCTgggcctcaagttaaaccaaacGTGGGTTGGCCACTCAAACAAGTTTGTCCCTTcatgccccagcacatcttgcatgAAGAACCAATTTTCGGTAGAGGGtttttgtagctgggttggtgtccaggtttctctttctGTAGCCTTCTCTGTCGAGTACCTTCTCTCCTCCAAGAGACTAGAACGTAGGGTGAAGCTTGACCTCACATTCAGTGGGGCTGTGTAGAATTTGTCCTCAGCGATGGGGCCCTGCTGTCAGTTTTCAAAGAGCCAAGTTTTGTCCTAGCATCATCATGGGTTGTTTAGGGATCTTCAAGGGACCACCTTGGCCAACAGCTCAACTGAATGTCACCCATTCTGAACATTGAAGCCCTGCCTGGTGTCAAAGGATGGTCAGTTCAGCCTCTGTATCCTCCATTATGAGTCCTGGTTAGGGTCACCCTCATGGATTCCAGGAAGTTGTCATTACACTGGGTTTCTATACTCCTTAATAACCCCTAATTCCAGCTCTTTCTCCCTGTAGTGTGCTCTCTCCCTTcatccaccccctacccccacctgaTCCCTCCCACTCCTGTTCCCATCAAACCCCAGGCTACTCACAGaaactattctatttcccctttagAGAGAGATCCATGCTTCCCCACCCCATAGCCCTcctctttacctaacctctctAGGTTTGTGAGTGTAGCTTGATTAGACTTACCTAatagataatatccacttataagtgaacgCATACCATATCTGTCATTCTGGGTCTGGGTTGTGTCACttagggtgatttttttttctagttgtaTTCACTTGCCTGTACATTCATGATGTCATTAAAAAAACTGCTTTTGCATAAATATGCcaccatttttttaatccattctatggttgagggacatctgggttgtttccagtttctggaagCTATGAATAAATATACTAtgaatgaacatagttgagcaaatgtccttgtggtaAGATGGAGCACCTTTTGGATagatgcccaagagtggtatagctcgGTCTCGAGGTAAATGGATTCTCAGTTTACTGAGGAACCATAATTCTGAGGGAATACTGATTTCTGTAGTAGCTGTATTAATTTGCACTACCACAAGCAGTAGAGGATAGTTCCCCTTCCCCATATCCTTACCAggatgagctgtcacttgtattATTGATCTTAGCCTTCTGACAtgtgttttgatttacattcACCTGATGGCTAATATggtgaagatttctttaagtcttcctcagacatttgagattcctctgttcagAATTCTACATTTAGATCTataccccctttttttttttctttttttcggagctggggactgaacccaggaccttgcgcttgctaggcaagcgctctaccattgagctaaatccccaacccctataccccatttttaaattggattttttgttttggaaaACCTTGTTCCTTGAATTCATTCGTATATTTTCTCTGTTAGGCCTCTATGCaatatggattttatttttaaaaaagattcccTTTCCTTAGGTTGCCTCTTTGTCCAGTTGACTGGCTTTTTGCCACTTCCAATCCATTTCCAATTATTGGCAAAGATGAGAAACAGGGTACACGGCATCAGTGTTGACCtgtagtttcttttatttttttaaattataattttatagttgtTTAAAAGCCTTATAGGCCTGTCTTTCTCCTCTTATTAATGGTGCCATCTATATTGTGATTTTATTCACTATAATCTAATTATATTATTGTTTCTCTAGTAAATGATAGACCTTCCCCATGCTTTTGCCTTCTGAACATTTACTATACATGTTCTGAATATCTTGGGTTTTTGATAGTTTGGGGGCTTTCTGTGGAGAAACAGTTTCAGTTTCCTCTTCCTGATCCTGAAGGCCTCTCCTCATTTCTTGGCAAATCTGTGCTTTCCAATTCTTGCAATCACCAATGTTTGGGGCTTTGCTACTGAAGTGATTGATATGGGTAACACATTGAATTTGGGTTTTAAAACTTTCTCACATATTATTGTCTCTGTGTCCTAATTAGCTTTTTAGAGCCCACAGTCATCTGAGGGAGCCTCACTTGGGGGCATGGCCCTCATCAAAATGGCTGGCTGCTGTgtcagtgagagactgtgtgGGGTGATGATTGATGTGAGAAGGCTCTTCCACTGAGGGTGGCAGGATCCCTAAGCAAGTGGGCCTGGGCTGGGTAAGAGAGCTGGCTGCGCGTGAGACAGGGACCAAGCAAGGGGGCAAGGCAGGACACAGTGTTTGTCCATGGTTTTTGCCTTCATTATTGAAGCTTGAGTTTTGATCCTAAGCTCCCAAAACGATGGACTGTGATCTGACAGGACCCAACAAGTGAACCTGTTCATTACCTGAGATGCCTTTCCTGAGAGGATTCaatcacagcagcagcagagtaTCGAGCTAGaacaaaaagacaacaaaagaaggtacACAACAAATGATTTTGCTgctggacagaacctctgaatgTTCTCTTTTGGAGGAATGTAGAAAATATCAGGACCTGAGATTGCAAACAGCATAGAAAGCTGTAGTCAGAGCCTAATCAGCTGTTCTTGTAGCACCTGGAAAGTTGGAGCATTGCCAGTAATGCAGACAGAAGTTCAAGACATAGGATTTCAGTCAAAGATAGACTCCATGAAAAATTTAGctagcggggctggagagatggttcagcggttaagagcactgactcttcttccagaggtcctgagttcaattcccagcaaccacatggtggttcacaaccatctgaaatgggatctggtgccctcttctggtgtgcctggagacagcaacagtgtgctcatatacattaaataaataaatctttaaagaaagaaagaaagaaagaaagaaagaaagaaagaaaaatttagcTAGAAATCATTTGTGTGGTATTTTGACCCAACATCTTTGTTATTCTGCCCATAATCAGAGAAATTAAAGCAGGCAGAGTTAAAAATCAATGGGCTGGAATCTTAAATGGAATATGAAATCTCTTGGATGAATATTGCCAGAGACACATTCAAGACtgcaatgaaataaagaaagaaacaagtgaggcaaaataaatacaaagtcTGTGTTTTGTAGAGACAAACAGCTCTGGGTAGTTTTACATGGCAGCCAAAGCTGAAACAGATCCCTGAATTTTCAAAGATTATCACCATGAAAGAGAAAGTCCTTGCTCAGGATTGGAAGCCTAAGAAGATGCCTTAAGGGAGCCACTCCCTCCTGCTAAGCCTTCAGTTAATGGAAGTGGGAGAAGGCAAAGTGATCCCCAGTCCCTGCAAGGGACTTCATACAAAACCTGCTACACCTGTGGTCCAAGCATGGCAGGGTCCATCCCAAATCCAAACTTGGCAGGAGCACCCAAGTTCTGGAAACAAGAAAGATGCAAAATTTAAGATCAGATTCTTCCCCTGTGGTTTCAGTTCAGCACTGTTCCAGCCATTCATATTTGGCAGAGTCAGAGCCCCAGTGAGGGAGAAAACTGTGAGAGGGCATTGCATGAACCTATGAGCATGAAGCCTGAGTTGCATTTCGAGACCACAAGATGTTGAGATACCTAAGCTATGAGACATCTCTCGTGGGGAGCTGCGTATAGAGAGTGGAAGAAACTAAACTGAGAGATGTATGAGAAGTCGCAGGGATAGGGCCATCTAAGCGTTTTGAAACTGAGGCCCCATGTGTCTGAGGCAGAGCTACAGGATTTGTTGTTTGCCCTGCTGGGTTTCTTGCTTCTGTCCAATCTTTCCCTCACTATGTACACATTTCTCTCTGTTGGAATTGGTGGGgtattctgtgccattgtataTTAGAAAGATATAACTTGCTTTCTAACTTTACAAGATGTGCTAATCAAGAGATTGTCTTGAGTGTCAGAAGAGACTTGGAACATTTGAACAGTGTACAAGCTCTTGCAGACTCTTACAGCTCTTGCAGATCATTGAAGTTAGAGTAAATGCAGTCTTATCCTGGGGTGACCATTAGCCTGTAGTGACCAGGGTCAGGATGTAGTTGATTGAGTTAAAAAGCTCCCAGATAGGATGATGTCTTTAAACACTTGTCTCTCCTTTAGGGTTTCTTTTGGGGAGCTTATAGAGGTGTTAGTAAGAGGAGCCTTTCTAGATTCCTTACTGGGAATGGGATTTGAATATCTCTAGACTCAACCCATTTCCTGTTTTTTGTGTTTAGTGTGTTATGGTTGAAACTGATCAGTGAGCTTCCTTCTCATGCTGTCATGCCTTCTGCATTATAGACTCTATCCCTAAATCAGTAGAAGCAATTCGATGCTAGGCTATTTTGTGGGCCtggcatttttatatttttagttttgttttatttaccttTTGAAAACAAAGTTTCactctgtaaccctggctgtaGGTATATAGAACATGCAAGCCTCAAATTTAAAGGTCCACCTGACGTTGACTCCATAGTGCTGTGATTAAATGTGCGTCAACATGCCCagctgtttgttttttatatatatatatattatttgttgATATGTCTAGAATGTAGGTTTTGGTGAATGTCGGGCGTATTGTATTGATCTTTAACCACGTTGTAAATATTCAAATTTGTCAGGGAGAATATTCTGTTTCTCAGGATGCCATGTATTCATGACATTAATACTGCCTGAGCTTTACTGCCGAGTTTTTTGAGTCATTGGATTACAGATTCATAATATTCTTCataactattttaatttttttaatgaatgtggaTGTTTTCCCTGTATGTATGAACATGTATCCCATGTGCCTGGTCCTTGTGGTAGTTGGAAGATGGCCTCAGAATACCTGAACTTGGAGTATAGTTGTGAGCCCCCTTGTAAGTGGCAATTGAACCCAATTACTTACAAGACTAGCAAAATCTCttcactgctaagccatctctcctcccTATGTTGCTTTTTTAGAATCAacatttacatttctaatattgTCATCTGTCCATTTGTAACTGTATAAACATGTATCTCCTTTTAGTAAGATCTTATTAATGTTACAATTTCAACTGGGACACTTCAGGATTCTGAAAGATGAATACAGTAAAAACCTctgacttctttttctctttcttgtttgtttgatttttttttacaagggagacagggtcttaatatgtACCTCTGTCTGTCCTAGATAAGCCAGGCTGGCATCCAACTAATGCGATTCACCTGGCTCTGCATCcggaatgctgagattaaaggaaggCATGATTCAGTACATCCAGTTTGCccatcatttttgttgttagtaaCTGTTCATACAATTTCTCTGATGAGTGCTCAGTACtgtttgcttgtctgtctgtctctgtctctctctcttccctcatatacgtgtgtgtgtgtgtgtgtgtgtgtgtgtgtgtgtgtgtgtgtgtgtgtgtgtgtttgaatttctCTTGCAAGGGTGTATCCtattcaaagaatgaagaaatgagACAGAGCTGAACCTCATTATTCAGTTTAATTCTAAGATAGCTTGGTGATTACATTAGCACCTCTGGGTCTGAAATAAGTGGAGGAAGCACCAGAGGTATATGAATATATTGTCAGTGAAGTATCCATTTACAGTGTTGTCTGTATCATGGTTTcttttgtacacatgtgtgggaTGTTTTAGGATGCACTGACCTATGATGATGTGCATGTGAGCTTCACTCGAGAAGAATGGATTTTGCTGGATCCTTCACAGAAGAatctctacaaagatgtgatgctggagacctacagcaacctcactgctataggtaagacagtgattttctttcactttttcaaATAAGGAAACAACTGTTTCTTTGTTACTGATACTCTTCTATAATTTCAAGTGAGAACAAGGAAGAATGAGGTGAATAAATCTGGTTCACTGAAGATAGTAAGTTACATTTTCTCTAATTTCCAATAACAATTCATACCTTTTCTGGTACTATATTTTAGGCTACAATTGGGAAGATCATAATATTGAAGAACATTGTCAAAGTTCTAGAAGACATGCAAGGTAATTTTCATGTGCAAGTCAGTatgaatctgtctgtctgtctgtctgtctgtctgtctctctctctctctctctctctctctctctctcccagaacAATTTAGAAGATATTCCCCATTTGAGTAGACTTTCTCAGTGTGATTCAAGTTTATAACTAGTTGGTATTCCAACTTCATTGGGAATATATCCACAAACTCACACTGCAGAATATCTCTATGAGTACTAGGAATGTGGAAATTCTTCTCTGTTTGACCCAGTAAATGTTGCAAATTCAGTATGCTAATCTAGAGTATTTCTCCCTgagaaacaattttaaatgtaCGCAGAGTGCTAAAGCTCTGAGTTCTCtcagttttcttcaaatatgtgaAAAGCCTCATTGAAAAAGGGCACTAcagctgggaatttagctcagtggtagagcgcttgcctaggaagcgcaaggccctgggttcggtcggtccccagctccgaaaaaaagaaccaaaaaaaaaaaaaaaaaaaaaaaagaaaaagggcacTACAGATGTGAGCCATGTAATAAACGCTCTTACCATTACAGGTGTCTTCAAAGATGCAAAACAACCCATAATGAAGGGGGAACCATGGGTGTAAACAAAGTGACAAAACCTTAAGATTCAATTTGTCTTATTAACTAGACCAAATTGTAAAATTAGTAATACAGATATAAAGATAGGTCAGTGCAAACAGTGTGGTAAAGTTTTCACACATGCCAATTTTCTTTGCAGGCATAAAAGAAGTCATGATATAGAGAAACCCTTTGACTATACTAAGTGTGGAAAAACCTTTGCACGTCACAGTTATCCTCAAAGggatgaaagaattcatactggaaaGAAACCCTATGGAAGTATTCAATATGGTGAATCCTTGGCACATCGTAGTAGttttcaaatacatgaaagaacacatactaGCAAGAAGCTCTACAAACATAACCAATGCGATGAAGCCTTGTCAAATCAGAGTAATCTCAGAAGACATAAAAGAACACTTTCTGAAGAAAAGCCCTACAAGTGTAATCAGTGTGATAAAGCCTATTTATTGGACAGTCATCTCcgaatacataaaagaacacatactaaaGAGAAACCAtttgaatgtaatcaatgtgataAAGTCTTTGTAAGTCACAGTAGTCTCCAacgtcataaaagaacacatactggagagaaaccctacaagtgTAATCAGTGTGATAAAGCCTATTCACAAAACATTCATCTTcagatacataaaagaacacatactggagagaaaccttatgaatgtaaacAATGTGATAAAGTCTTTGCCCGTTATAGTAGTCTTGAAAGTCATAAAAGagcacatactggagagaaaccctacaagtgTGATCAATGTGATAAAGCCTATTCACAAGACATTAATCTTCaaatacacaaaagaacacatactggagagaaaccttatgaatgtaagcAGTGTGGTAAATCTTTTGCATCTCAGGTTCAACTTCAAAGGCATGAAataattcatactggagagaagccttacAAATGCAGTCAATGTGGTAATGGCTTTGCATGTTATAGTAGTCTTCACAGGCATAAaaaaacacatacaggagagaaacccttcgaatgtaatcaatgtggtaaagcctttgcatgtcaAAGTAGTCTTCGAATACAT comes from the Rattus norvegicus strain BN/NHsdMcwi chromosome 10, GRCr8, whole genome shotgun sequence genome and includes:
- the Zfp950l6 gene encoding zinc finger protein 431-like, coding for MDALTYDDVHVSFTREEWILLDPSQKNLYKDVMLETYSNLTAIGYNWEDHNIEEHCQSSRRHARHKRSHDIEKPFDYTKCGKTFARHSYPQRDERIHTGKKPYGSIQYGESLAHRSSFQIHERTHTSKKLYKHNQCDEALSNQSNLRRHKRTLSEEKPYKCNQCDKAYLLDSHLRIHKRTHTKEKPFECNQCDKVFVSHSSLQRHKRTHTGEKPYKCNQCDKAYSQNIHLQIHKRTHTGEKPYECKQCDKVFARYSSLESHKRAHTGEKPYKCDQCDKAYSQDINLQIHKRTHTGEKPYECKQCGKSFASQVQLQRHEIIHTGEKPYKCSQCGNGFACYSSLHRHKKTHTGEKPFECNQCGKAFACQSSLRIHIRLHTGEKPYKCNQCDKAYYKQSHLQKHKRTHTYWRKTL